Proteins from a genomic interval of Xiphias gladius isolate SHS-SW01 ecotype Sanya breed wild chromosome 23, ASM1685928v1, whole genome shotgun sequence:
- the atp10b gene encoding phospholipid-transporting ATPase VB, producing MTWRSPLAVVRDALRGQRAREKDLRNLVSNLPYEGLGKTKQPNRYFPGNVIKTTKYTLLLFIPMNLFEQFHRLANIYFVGLAILNFVPVVNAFQPEVALIPICVILSLTALKDAWEDFRRYQSDRKLNNTPCFIYSRTEKQFMERCWKDVRVGDFVKVVCNEIVPADLLLLHTSDPNSVCHIETANLDGETSLKQRRVVPGLCISDPEFEPESFNGVVVCEKPNNNLNHFKCYVEKPDMEKVGAGIESLLLQGCTVRNTDHAVGFVVYAGHETKSMLNNNRLRYKRSKLERKLNTDVILCVILLLTMCLVGAIGHYIWLQALPGVPPYLVPLSTGHLDSPSLSSLYMFFTMIILLQVLIPISLYISIELVKICQIFFITNDIDLYDEETDSRMQCKALNITEDLGQIEYVFSDKTGTLTENKMVFRRCSIMGTEYPHKENAIRLAVLEEQESEDEVIYNQRPQPPRTGWSLDTEDTNPEDIQHQHGSRRKISRNAQSNVAFSSLLASWSQSLLQMAELLGVSDEHIHFGSKLPLCLAKSRGLESRAETEEGCKAAQSPSIAFLTLRLLQSGTFETTVIPDRKLLQQISRAECSSGGSRQIDPYLDFFLALAICNTVVVSMATSRRQRVSWFSRSQTDNPLDTMSNLVKRAGSLHHIFTSWQQKPKRNRTFSVDSVREADHFNPPVKMEGTGDANGLRTRSLHVPSQCDKPAATAANLIYEAESPDEAALVYAAKAYGFTLLARTPDSVTVRLPSGEDLVFEVLDTLAFDSNRKRMSVLVRHPITRECVLYTKGADYAIMELLGTPYAEHLSGSQKNVAADTQHHLDCYAKEGLRTLCFTKKVVSDKAYESWSVNRQRALAAIDNREELIMDTAVQLETNLYLLGATGIEDRLQEGVPDTILALREAGIQVWVLTGDKPETAVNIGYACRLLEEDDLVINMSCTNKLMCTSILDCTLEEVRRYSEDPSNVDTTPDISLVIDGRTLTMALSSDLQGRFVDLAKCCRSVLCCRVTPLQKGSVVKVVREKLKVMTLAVGDGANDVNMIQAADIGIGVSGQEGMQAVMASDFAISRFKHLKKLLLVHGHWCHRRLADMTVYFFYKNVAYVNLLFWYQFFCGFSGTAMIDYWLLIFFNLFFTSAPPVMFGIMDRDLSAEMLLGVPELYRAGKGAGEYKCSPFLVTMLDAFYQSLVCFFIPYLAYRDSDIDVFTFGTPLNTISLFTILLHLSIEIKAWTVVHWVIMLGSVVLYFTVTLAYSAACVTCNPPSNPYWILQSQMADPMFCLVCLITTVVALLPRYMFHVLRNSIAPSPLLQARQLDRLDPSSRDQWIKEWRSFRGGGHVKRSRLSTPPSSTPETPADIYPQSPTASDVTGDEFALNIITENYLGPVQTRNKDSLVT from the exons ATGACGTGGAGGAGCCCTCTGGCCGTTGTCAGGGATGCTCTGAGAGGTCAGAGGGCGAGGGAGAAGGACCTCCGCAACTTGGTGTCCAATCTGCCTTATGAGGGACTGGGGAAGACAAAGCAACCCAACCGCTACTTCCCTGGAAACGTCATCAAGACCACCAAAtacaccctcctcctcttcatccccaTGAACCTCTTTGAGCAGTTTCACCGTCTGGCCAACATCTACTTTGTGGGCCTGGCTATTCTGAACTTTGTCCCCGTAGTGAATGCCTTCCAGCCCGAGGTAGCTCTGATCCCCATTTGTGTCATCCTGTCTCTGACAGCCCTGAAGGACGCCTGGGAGGACTTCAGGAGGTACCAGTCGGACAGGAAGCTCAACAACACACCGTGTTTCATCTACAGCAG GACAGAGAAACAGTTTATGGAGAGGTGTTGGAAGGATGTGCGAGTGGGGGATTTTGTGAAGGTGGTTTGCAATGAGATCGTCCCGGCAGACCTCTTGCTCCTGCACACGTCGGACCCCAACAGTGTTTGTCACATAGAGACAGCCAACCTGGATGGAGAGACCAGCCTGAAGCAGAGGAGGGTGGTGCCTGGCCTCTGCATCTCG GACCCTGAATTTGAACCTGAAAGCTTCAATGGCGTCGTGGTGTGTGAAAAGCCCAACAACAATCTGAATCATTTCAAGTGTTATGT agagaaacCTGATATGGAGAAGGTGGGCGCTGGTATTGAGAGTCTGCTGCTTCAAGGCTGCACAGTGAGAAACACGGACCATGCTGTTGGCTTTGTGGTGTATGCAg GCCATGAAACCAAGTCCATGCTCAACAACAACAGGCTGAGGTACAAGCGCAGCAAACTAGAGCGGAAGCTGAACACAGACGTCATCTTATGTGTCATTCTCCTCCTCACCATGTGTCTCGTCGGAGCAATAG GTCACTACATATGGCTGCAGGCGCTGCCTGGTGTGCCCCCTTACCTGGTCCCCCTCAGCACGGGTCACCTGGACAGTCCCAGTCTGTCTAGCTTGTACATGTTCTTCACCATGATCATCctgctgcag gtCTTGATTCCTATCTCCCTGTACATTTCCATTGAGTTGGTGAAGATCTGTCAGATCTTCTTCATCACTAATGACATTGATCTGTACGATGAAGAGACAGACAGCCGCATGCAGTGTAAGGCCCTGAACATCACAGAGGACCTGGGACAGATTGAATACGTCTTCTCAGACAAGACTGGCACCCTCACTGAGAATAAGATGGTGTTTCGGCGATGCTCCATCATGGGCACTGAGTACCCACACAAAGAGAATG CCATCCGCCTCGCTGTCCTTGAAGAACAAGAGTCCGAGGACGAGGTCATCTACAACCAGCGGCCACAACCCCCACGGACTGGATGGTCCCTGGATACTGAGGACACCAACCCTGAAGACATACAACATCAACATGGCAGCCGACGCAAGATCTCACGAAATGCCCAGAGCAATGTGGCCTTCAGCAGTCTGCtg GCCTCATGGTCCCAGTCCCTGCTGCAGATGGCCGAGCTGCTAGGTGTAAGTGATGAGCACATCCATTTTGGCTCCAAGTTGCCCCTGTGTCT GGCAAAGAGCAGAGGCCTGGAGAGCCGGGCTGAGACAGAAGAGGGCTGCAAGGCAGCACAGTCCCCATCTATAGCTTTCCTCACGCTGCGTCTCTTACAGAGCGGAACTTTT GAAACTACGGTGATTCCAGACAGGAAGCTGCTTCAGCAGATTAGCAGGGCAGAGTGCAGCAGTGGCGGCAGCCGGCAGATAGATCCCTACCTGGACTTTTTTCTTGCTCTAGCCATTTGCAACACTGTGgtggtttccatggcaacaagTCGGAGACAGAGG GTGAGTTGGTTCTCACGCTCACAGACAGATAACCCACTGGATACTATGTCCAACCTGGTGAAAAGGGCTGGCTCTCTTCACCATATTTTCACCTCTTGGCAGCAGAAACCAAAGCGAAATCGCACCTTTTCCGTGGACTCAGTTAGAGAGGCGGACCACTTTAATCCTCCTGTAAAAATGGAGGGGACTGGAGACGCCAATGGGCTCCGAACACGTTCGCTCCATGTCCCATCCCAGTGCGACAAGCCTGCAGCGACCGCGGCTAATCTGATCTATGAGGCAGAGAGTCCAGACGAGGCCGCCTTGGTGTACGCAGCCAAGGCATATGGCTTCACTCTGCTGGCCCGCACCCCTGACAGTGTGACGGTGAGGCTCCCGTCTGGGGAGGATCTGGTGTTTGAGGTGCTGGACACCTTGGCCTTTGACTCCAACAGGAAGAGAATGTCTGTTTTGGTGCGACACCCAATCACCAGAGAGTGTGTGCTGTACACTAAAGGTGCGGACTACGCCATCATGGAGCTGCTTGGTACACCGTATGCAG AGCACCTCAGTGGGAGTCAGAAGAATGTAGCAGCTGATACTCAGCATCACCTGGACTGCTATGCTAAGGAGGGGCTTCGTACACTTTGCTTTACAAAGAAG GTTGTGAGTGACAAAGCGTATGAAAGCTGGTCAGTGAACAGACAGAGAGCTCTGGCTGCTATAGACAACAGAGAGGAGCTCATCATGGACACTGCTGTGCAGCTGGAGACAAATCTCTACCTGCTAG GGGCGACGGGCATCGAGGACCGTCTCCAGGAGGGCGTCCCGGACACCATCCTGGCGCTGCGGGAGGCAGGGATCCAGGTGTGGGTGCTGACTGGTGACAAGCCGGAGACAGCTGTCAACATTGGCTATGCCTGCAGGCTACTGGAAGAGGACGACCTGGTGATTAACATGAGCTGCACAAACAAG CTAATGTGCACGTCCATCCTGGACTGCACtctggaggaggtgaggaggtaCAGCGAAGACCCTAGTAATGTGGACACAACCCCGGACATCTCTCTGGTGATCGACGGACGCACCCTGACCATGGCTCTTTCTTCAGACCTGCAGGGCCGCTTCGTGGACCTGGCGAAGTGCTGTCGCTCTGTGCTCTGCTGCCGAGTCACACCCTTACAGAAGGGCAGCGTGGTGAAAGTGGTCCGGGAGAAACTCAAGGTCATGACCCTGGCTGTCG GCGATGGTGCAAATGATGTGAACATGATCCAAGCAGCTGATATCGGCATCGGGGTATCCGGGCAGGAGGGCATGCAG GCCGTCATGGCGAGCGATTTCGCTATATCTCGCTTCAAACACCTGAAAAAACTCCTCCTGGTTCATGGCCACTGGTGCCACAGGCGACTCGCCGACATGACCGTTTACTTCTTCTACAAGAATGTG GCCTACGTGAACCTGCTCTTCTGGTATCAGTTCTTCTGCGGCTTCTCCGGCACCGCCATGATCGACTACTGGCTGCTGATTTTCTTCAacctcttcttcacctctgcgCCGCCCGTCATGTTTGGGATCATGGACAGAGACCTGTCTGCAGAGATGCTGCTGGGTGTTCCTGAACTGTACAGGGCCGGAAAGGGAGCAGGG GAATACAAGTGTTCACCCTTCTTGGTTACCATGCTGGATGCCTTCTATCAGAGCCTGGTGTGCTTCTTTATTCCGTACTTG GCTTACCGGGATTCAGACATTGatgtttttacctttggaaCTCCTTTGAACACAATTTCTCTATTTACCATCCTGCTGCATCTGTCAATAGAGATCAAAGCCTGG ACGGTGGTTCACTGGGTAATCATGCTGGGCAGCGTGGTGTTGTACTTCACCGTGACGTTGGCCTACAGCGCCGCCTGCGTCACCTGTAACCCTCCATCCAACCCGTACTGGATCCTCCAGAGCCAGATGGCCGACCCCATGTTCTGCCTTGTCTGCCTCATCACCACTGTGGTGGCTCTGCTGCCCAG GTACATGTTTCACGTGCTGAGGAACTCTATCGCCCCCTCTCCACTCCTGCAAGCCAGGCAGCTGGACCGGCTGGACCCCTCCTCAAGGGACCAGTGGATCAAGGAGTGGAGGAGCTTCAGGGGCGGAGGGCATGTCAAACGCTCCAGGCTGTCTACCCCACCCTCTTCTACCCCGGAGACCCCTGCGGACATTTATCCCCAGTCTCCCACAGCCTCTGATGTCACGGGGGATGAATTTGCACTCAATATTATCACTGAAAACTATCTGGGGCCTGTACAGACGAGAAACAAAGATTCATTGGTAACTTGA